One genomic window of Pseudomonas aeruginosa includes the following:
- the imm gene encoding pyocin-S1/S2 immunity protein: MKSKISEYTEKEFLEFVKDIYTNNKKKFPTEESHIQAVLEFKKLTEHPSGSDLLYYPNENREDSPAGVVKEVKEWRASKGLPGFKAG; encoded by the coding sequence ATGAAGTCCAAGATTTCCGAATATACGGAAAAAGAGTTTCTTGAGTTTGTTAAAGACATATACACAAACAATAAGAAAAAGTTCCCTACCGAGGAGTCTCATATTCAAGCCGTGCTTGAATTTAAAAAACTAACGGAACACCCAAGCGGCTCAGACCTTCTTTACTACCCCAACGAAAATAGAGAAGATAGCCCAGCTGGAGTTGTAAAGGAAGTTAAAGAATGGCGTGCTTCCAAGGGGCTTCCTGGCTTTAAGGCCGGTTAG
- the pys1 gene encoding pyocin-S1: protein MARPIADLIHFNSTTVTASGDVYYGPGGGTGIGPIARPIEHGLDSSTENGWQEFESYADLGVDPRRYVPLQVKEKRREIELQFRDAEKKLEASVQAELDKADAALGPAKNLAPLDVINRSLTIVGNALQQKNQKLLLNQKKITSLGAKNFLTRTAEEIGEQAVREGNINGPEAYMRFLDREMEGLTAAYNVKLFTEAISSLQIRMNTLTAAKASIEAAAANKAREQAAAEAKRKAEEQARQQAAIRAANTYAMPANGSVVATAAGRGLIQVAQGAASLAQAISDAIAVLGRVLASAPSVMAVGFASLTYSSRTAEQWQDQTPDSVRYALGMDANKLGLPSSVNLNAVAKAGGTVDLPMRLTNEARGSTTTLSVVSTDGVSVPKAVPVRMAAYNTATGLYEVTVPSTVAEAPPLILTWTPASPPGNQNPSSTTPVVPKPVPVYEGATLTPVKAKPETYPGVMTLPDDLIIGFPADSGIKPIYVMFRDPRDVPGAATGKGQPVSGNWLGAASQGEGAPIPSQIADKLRGKTFKNWRDFREQFWIAVANDPELSKQFNPGSLAVMRDGGAPYVRESEQAGGRIKIEIHHKVRIADGGGVYNMGNLVAVTPKRHIEIHTGGK from the coding sequence ATGGCACGACCCATTGCTGACCTTATCCACTTCAACTCTACAACTGTCACGGCAAGCGGAGACGTTTATTACGGCCCTGGGGGAGGTACCGGCATTGGCCCCATTGCCAGACCTATAGAGCACGGCTTGGATTCGTCCACTGAAAATGGCTGGCAAGAGTTTGAAAGTTATGCTGATCTGGGCGTTGACCCCAGACGCTATGTTCCTCTTCAGGTTAAAGAAAAACGCAGGGAGATCGAGCTTCAGTTCCGAGATGCCGAGAAAAAACTTGAGGCGTCGGTACAAGCCGAGCTGGATAAGGCTGATGCCGCTCTTGGTCCGGCAAAGAATCTTGCACCATTGGACGTCATCAACCGCAGTCTGACCATCGTTGGAAACGCCCTCCAGCAAAAGAATCAAAAACTACTGCTGAATCAGAAGAAGATTACCAGCCTGGGTGCAAAGAATTTCCTTACCCGTACGGCGGAAGAGATCGGTGAACAAGCGGTGCGAGAAGGCAATATTAACGGGCCTGAAGCCTATATGCGCTTCCTCGACAGGGAAATGGAAGGTCTCACGGCAGCTTATAACGTAAAACTCTTCACCGAAGCGATCAGTAGTCTCCAGATCCGCATGAATACGTTGACCGCCGCCAAAGCAAGTATTGAGGCGGCCGCAGCAAACAAGGCGCGTGAACAAGCAGCGGCTGAGGCCAAACGCAAAGCCGAAGAGCAGGCCCGCCAGCAAGCGGCGATAAGAGCTGCCAATACCTATGCCATGCCGGCCAATGGCAGCGTTGTCGCCACCGCCGCAGGCCGGGGTCTGATCCAGGTCGCACAAGGCGCCGCATCCCTTGCTCAAGCGATCTCCGATGCGATTGCCGTCCTGGGCCGGGTCCTGGCTTCAGCACCCTCGGTGATGGCCGTGGGCTTTGCCAGTCTGACCTACTCCTCCCGGACTGCCGAGCAATGGCAGGACCAAACGCCCGATAGCGTTCGTTACGCCCTGGGCATGGATGCCAACAAGCTGGGGCTTCCCTCAAGCGTAAATCTGAACGCGGTTGCAAAAGCAGGTGGTACCGTCGATCTGCCGATGCGACTGACCAACGAGGCACGGGGCAGCACGACGACCCTTTCGGTGGTCAGCACCGATGGTGTGAGCGTTCCGAAAGCCGTTCCAGTCCGGATGGCGGCCTATAACACCGCGACAGGACTGTACGAGGTTACGGTTCCCTCTACGGTCGCAGAAGCACCGCCGCTTATCCTGACCTGGACGCCGGCGAGTCCTCCCGGAAACCAGAACCCTTCGAGTACCACTCCGGTCGTACCGAAGCCGGTGCCGGTATATGAGGGGGCGACCCTCACACCGGTGAAGGCCAAACCAGAAACCTATCCAGGAGTGATGACGCTACCGGATGATCTGATCATCGGCTTCCCGGCCGACTCGGGGATCAAGCCGATCTATGTGATGTTCAGGGATCCGCGGGATGTACCTGGTGCTGCGACTGGCAAGGGACAGCCCGTCAGCGGTAATTGGCTCGGCGCCGCCTCTCAAGGTGAGGGGGCTCCAATTCCAAGCCAGATTGCGGATAAACTACGTGGTAAGACATTCAAAAACTGGCGGGACTTTCGGGAACAATTCTGGATAGCTGTGGCTAATGATCCTGAGTTAAGTAAACAGTTTAATCCTGGTAGTTTAGCTGTAATGAGAGATGGAGGTGCTCCTTATGTCAGAGAGTCAGAACAGGCTGGCGGGAGAATAAAGATCGAAATCCACCACAAGGTTCGAATAGCAGATGGAGGCGGCGTTTACAATATGGGGAACCTTGTTGCAGTAACGCCAAAACGTCATATAGAAATCCACACGGGAGGGAAGTGA
- a CDS encoding colicin immunity domain-containing protein — protein MSMALIDLARNFLDGSLSGKSFTKKFFEMWRSEGASGLLKKDDDNLGACLRLMFGMADCFTDGPKDNDGEINEEELKQEVRGLLKKYKYI, from the coding sequence ATGAGCATGGCACTTATTGATCTTGCAAGAAATTTTTTGGATGGATCGTTAAGCGGAAAGAGTTTCACAAAAAAATTCTTTGAAATGTGGCGTAGCGAAGGTGCGTCAGGCTTGCTGAAAAAGGATGATGATAATCTTGGCGCTTGCCTCAGGCTTATGTTTGGAATGGCAGATTGCTTCACGGATGGACCGAAGGATAATGATGGTGAGATAAATGAAGAGGAGCTAAAGCAGGAAGTTAGAGGGCTTTTGAAGAAATATAAATATATCTAG
- a CDS encoding pyocin S6 family toxin immunity protein yields MEVMRWKKGENIEGEYPIKNDDVVRIEEVIGEKLPVGLEYFIGVYA; encoded by the coding sequence ATGGAGGTGATGCGTTGGAAGAAGGGTGAGAATATTGAGGGTGAATATCCTATTAAGAATGATGATGTTGTAAGGATTGAGGAGGTTATAGGCGAAAAGCTTCCGGTTGGATTGGAGTATTTTATTGGGGTTTACGCCTAA